A window of the Branchiibius hedensis genome harbors these coding sequences:
- a CDS encoding type II toxin-antitoxin system PemK/MazF family toxin yields MKRGELWTVAGGVYAANPRPALLLQDDVFAATDSVTVAPLTSTLIDAPLLRILVSATDLTGLERDSAVMVDKVTTVRRTNVHHRLGRLSTENLVEVERALLVFLGLAR; encoded by the coding sequence ATGAAGCGCGGCGAGTTGTGGACCGTCGCGGGCGGTGTCTACGCAGCAAACCCGCGCCCAGCGTTGCTCTTGCAGGACGATGTATTTGCCGCCACCGACTCGGTGACGGTCGCCCCGCTCACGTCCACCCTGATCGATGCACCGCTCCTTCGCATCCTGGTTTCTGCGACCGACCTGACCGGCCTTGAGCGCGACAGCGCGGTGATGGTCGACAAGGTCACCACAGTGCGTCGCACCAACGTCCACCACCGTCTCGGCCGGCTCAGCACGGAGAACCTCGTCGAGGTGGAGCGCGCTCTGCTGGTGTTCCTCGGGTTGGCCCGGTGA
- a CDS encoding antitoxin MazE-like protein, which translates to MAVRDRVSEHRRRMRERGYRPVQMWVPDVRTREFGQEAARQAALVASDPTDDTLDFLEEVGADWGEE; encoded by the coding sequence ATGGCGGTTCGCGATCGGGTGAGCGAGCACCGGCGGCGTATGCGAGAACGCGGCTACCGCCCGGTGCAAATGTGGGTGCCCGACGTGCGCACCCGCGAGTTCGGCCAGGAAGCCGCCCGCCAGGCCGCCCTCGTCGCGTCTGACCCGACCGACGACACGCTTGATTTCCTGGAGGAGGTCGGGGCCGACTGGGGTGAGGAATGA
- a CDS encoding cytochrome c oxidase assembly protein gives MAGSQRSTWRIGVPALALGVLLAVTAIALAYAGGAAPLELGDPGAVVRWGLPLLHAVQDGALAVTFGAFLLGGLLVPESATSQRRRFLARVGAWSATVWFLVAVVGIVFAYADVAGVPLGTSGLLASAWTTTWQLEVLRAPAISALIALGVAVCAWLRPGRNGQAWLFFITGFAILPLALVGHSATSNDHETGVNSLAGHIVSAALWAGGLFALGLVWSRLGKSASDVVARFSKIATWCYVIVGISGVVLAVNRLGSWSSLGTAYGVELILKAALLAGLGVLGYLQRQRVVARLDEPTAGLFARLAAIEVLAMAAAFGLGNALARSAPPSGTVENADTVTSITGYPAPPAPTAANWFTQWRFDWLFTPLAIIAIGVYLVWMWRLHRRGDHWSVLRTISWVIGWLLFIFFVSGPPAVYGRVMFSAHMLQHMAISMLAPVFMVQGAVVTLALRALPKRPDRTLGPRELILAIVHSRYVGFFANPIVAALLFISTLIAFYYTPWFELSLRTHTGHVLMVVHFVLVGYLFAWAFTGIDPGPRRWSPPARLLVLLVAVAFHAFFGVALMTGTTLLAPDVFSVLHLSWVTDPLDDQQRGGTIAWGVGELPTLMMALLIAMEWARKDGADARRAERQAERDGDAELNAYNDMLAARSKGDR, from the coding sequence ATGGCCGGTTCGCAGCGCAGCACCTGGCGGATCGGCGTACCCGCACTCGCTCTGGGTGTCCTGCTCGCGGTGACGGCGATCGCCCTGGCGTACGCCGGGGGTGCCGCGCCGCTGGAGTTGGGGGATCCGGGCGCCGTGGTGCGCTGGGGGCTGCCGCTGCTGCATGCGGTGCAGGACGGCGCGCTCGCGGTGACCTTCGGGGCCTTCCTGCTCGGCGGCCTCCTGGTGCCCGAGAGCGCCACCTCCCAGCGGCGTCGGTTCCTGGCACGCGTGGGTGCCTGGTCGGCAACCGTCTGGTTCCTGGTCGCCGTGGTCGGCATCGTCTTCGCGTACGCCGATGTGGCCGGGGTTCCGCTCGGCACGTCCGGTCTGCTGGCGAGTGCCTGGACGACGACCTGGCAACTGGAAGTGCTGCGGGCACCCGCGATCAGCGCCCTGATCGCGCTGGGCGTGGCGGTGTGCGCGTGGCTGCGGCCGGGCCGCAACGGGCAGGCGTGGCTGTTCTTCATCACCGGCTTCGCCATCCTGCCGTTGGCGCTGGTCGGTCACTCTGCGACCAGCAACGACCATGAGACCGGTGTGAACTCCCTTGCCGGACATATCGTTTCGGCGGCATTGTGGGCAGGTGGCCTGTTCGCGCTCGGGCTGGTGTGGTCGCGACTGGGCAAATCCGCCTCCGACGTCGTGGCGCGCTTCTCCAAGATCGCGACCTGGTGCTACGTCATCGTCGGCATCTCGGGTGTGGTGCTGGCGGTCAACCGGTTGGGTTCGTGGTCGAGTCTTGGCACGGCGTACGGCGTCGAGTTGATCCTCAAGGCGGCCCTGCTGGCCGGTCTCGGCGTGTTGGGCTATCTGCAGCGCCAGCGGGTCGTGGCCCGGCTGGATGAGCCCACGGCGGGTCTCTTCGCCCGGCTCGCTGCGATCGAAGTCCTCGCGATGGCAGCGGCGTTCGGGCTGGGCAACGCGCTGGCCCGCTCCGCCCCGCCCTCGGGCACCGTCGAGAACGCCGACACGGTCACCTCGATCACCGGTTACCCGGCGCCGCCCGCTCCCACCGCCGCGAACTGGTTCACCCAGTGGCGCTTCGACTGGCTCTTCACCCCGCTGGCCATCATCGCGATCGGCGTCTACCTGGTGTGGATGTGGCGGTTGCACCGTCGCGGTGACCACTGGTCGGTGCTGCGCACGATCAGCTGGGTGATCGGTTGGTTGCTGTTCATCTTCTTCGTCAGCGGGCCCCCAGCGGTCTACGGGCGGGTGATGTTCTCCGCGCACATGCTGCAGCACATGGCGATCTCGATGCTGGCACCGGTCTTCATGGTGCAGGGTGCGGTCGTGACGCTCGCGTTGCGGGCGCTACCCAAACGGCCGGATCGCACGCTGGGCCCACGCGAGCTGATCCTGGCAATCGTGCACTCGCGCTACGTCGGCTTCTTCGCGAACCCGATCGTGGCGGCGCTGCTGTTCATCAGCACGTTGATCGCTTTCTACTACACGCCGTGGTTCGAACTGTCGCTGCGCACGCACACCGGCCACGTGCTGATGGTCGTGCACTTCGTGCTGGTCGGCTACCTGTTCGCCTGGGCGTTCACCGGCATCGACCCCGGACCTCGCCGCTGGTCGCCGCCCGCTCGTCTCCTGGTGCTGCTGGTGGCCGTGGCCTTCCACGCCTTCTTCGGGGTGGCACTGATGACCGGGACCACGTTGCTGGCGCCGGACGTGTTCTCGGTGCTGCACCTGTCCTGGGTCACCGACCCGCTGGACGACCAGCAGCGCGGCGGCACCATTGCCTGGGGTGTGGGCGAACTGCCAACCTTGATGATGGCCTTGTTGATCGCGATGGAGTGGGCGCGCAAGGACGGCGCCGACGCGCGCCGGGCCGAGCGGCAGGCGGAGCGGGACGGTGACGCCGAGTTGAACGCGTACAACGACATGCTCGCGGCCCGTTCCAAGGGGGACCGATGA
- a CDS encoding LuxR family transcriptional regulator → MTDGVVVDNLVAAAESALRAGRWHEAREAFLAVIEITDDPAAYDGLAQVAWWLDDADAALGAREAAYRGYREAADLRAAARAASSLGYDSVLFGRGLAVGRGWLARADDLLRETPAAVEVGWLELRRAELILNAEHDPRAGLVHAQAAHRIGRDSGATDLDLAGQALAGLAKVHLGDVDAGMAMLDGTAAAATAGDLDDLMWTGKSLCWLISACQAAGDLSRAASWCDRVTDLSVRRELAPLFTACRTQYASVLLAQGQCAEAEDVLADLVQRTSQSRRISGLDVVTQLGELRRRQGRYDEAEALLARAEFETESTIARARLRLDRGEPEPAWELVARLLTTVASDQQLARARVLSVAVPTAMAVDQKQDATKYADELCSIAGAVPTDSLHAAAAAAAAWVTDGRERVDRWTDAVRHAARAGLRFDEADYRLELASAHAATGSLEASRDQARRAAELLVAVPTSPGYRRACHLAGSGASPLTARQQQVLQLLAQGMSNDQIARALVLSPHTVHRHVANIFQALGVGSRAAAAAYAVRSGLL, encoded by the coding sequence ATGACTGACGGGGTCGTGGTCGACAACCTTGTCGCGGCAGCAGAGTCCGCGCTCCGCGCCGGTCGATGGCACGAGGCGCGAGAGGCGTTCCTTGCCGTCATCGAGATCACCGACGATCCCGCCGCCTACGACGGGTTGGCCCAGGTCGCCTGGTGGTTGGACGACGCCGATGCCGCACTCGGCGCGCGGGAGGCGGCCTACCGGGGGTACCGCGAGGCCGCTGATCTGCGGGCGGCCGCTCGGGCCGCGTCGAGTCTCGGCTACGACTCAGTCCTCTTCGGCCGCGGGCTCGCGGTGGGTCGGGGCTGGCTGGCCCGAGCCGACGATCTGCTGCGGGAGACGCCCGCCGCCGTGGAGGTCGGGTGGCTCGAATTGCGCCGCGCCGAACTGATCCTCAACGCCGAGCACGATCCGCGAGCGGGGCTGGTGCACGCGCAGGCGGCGCATCGGATCGGCCGGGATTCCGGTGCGACGGACCTGGACCTCGCGGGCCAGGCGCTCGCTGGTTTGGCGAAGGTTCACCTCGGCGACGTCGACGCAGGAATGGCGATGCTGGATGGCACCGCGGCTGCAGCAACCGCGGGTGACCTGGACGATCTGATGTGGACCGGTAAGTCGTTGTGCTGGCTGATCTCGGCCTGCCAGGCCGCAGGAGATCTGAGTCGGGCGGCGTCGTGGTGCGATCGGGTCACCGATCTGAGCGTCCGGCGGGAGCTGGCGCCGCTGTTCACTGCCTGCCGCACCCAGTACGCGTCGGTGCTGCTGGCCCAGGGGCAATGCGCGGAAGCCGAGGACGTCCTGGCCGATCTGGTGCAGCGGACCAGCCAGTCGCGCCGGATTTCGGGGCTGGATGTCGTGACCCAACTCGGTGAACTGCGCCGTCGACAGGGCCGCTACGACGAGGCGGAGGCGCTGCTGGCCCGGGCCGAGTTCGAGACCGAGTCGACCATCGCCCGGGCGCGGCTGCGGCTCGATCGCGGTGAACCCGAACCAGCCTGGGAACTGGTCGCACGGCTCCTGACGACGGTGGCCAGCGACCAACAGCTGGCTCGCGCACGGGTGCTGTCCGTGGCGGTCCCGACGGCGATGGCGGTGGACCAGAAGCAGGACGCCACGAAGTACGCCGATGAACTGTGCAGCATCGCGGGGGCCGTCCCCACCGATTCCCTGCACGCTGCAGCTGCGGCCGCGGCAGCCTGGGTGACCGATGGCCGCGAACGAGTCGATCGGTGGACCGACGCGGTGCGGCACGCCGCCCGCGCCGGATTGCGCTTCGACGAAGCGGACTACCGCCTGGAGTTGGCCAGCGCCCACGCGGCCACCGGCTCCCTCGAGGCGTCCCGCGACCAGGCGCGGCGAGCCGCCGAATTGCTCGTCGCTGTGCCCACCTCTCCGGGGTACCGGCGTGCGTGCCATCTCGCGGGCTCGGGCGCCTCTCCGCTCACCGCCCGTCAGCAGCAGGTCCTGCAGCTTCTGGCGCAGGGCATGTCCAACGATCAGATCGCTCGCGCGCTGGTGCTGAGTCCGCACACCGTGCACCGGCACGTGGCGAACATCTTCCAGGCCCTGGGGGTCGGCTCCCGCGCAGCGGCTGCCGCCTACGCGGTGCGCAGCGGACTGCTCTGA
- a CDS encoding phosphatase PAP2 family protein — protein MRVAFSTRSRRLLAGTSLLATGLLFTSTGLAAAGTYPSDTKPDILPALSGFNTLWQSSGVNDLHGTVLDSRTLQWNDRLASWINQNATKSQQFRALQNAAYLNSDGTGYDQSLTIADGLGSSLGAFYVKGRETGALPLASALINSSTGTTGAYISTGTAKATFSYPRPYLPGSASAPAATGDAAGCAPSVVNASSLSAIRAGKPWSDGAGGLKITRVPATVDTTHEFATSDVSLDAAYGQPGICTGGAFPSGHTTTAYEAGITLATLLPQLAPSILARASEAGNNRIVLGVHYPLDIIGGRINGEIALSARWGDPAFRAGVLQPAQAELTQYLTAQCQSVLHINTLAKCIAADQPYTDNPYGGKRIPGGSAQIVTNRRSALSVYTERLNYGFAPTTSWCQWASVPTGAESLLLSSFPTLTDSQRRQILAQTEGFAGNPLDTTAAHNDDSAVPASWQRLNLAAAMSATVKKLPGGNVLVLWTGGQPTVF, from the coding sequence ATGCGCGTTGCTTTCTCCACCCGCTCCCGGCGGCTGCTGGCGGGGACCAGCCTGCTGGCCACCGGGCTGCTGTTCACCAGCACCGGACTGGCCGCCGCCGGCACCTACCCCAGCGACACCAAACCGGACATCCTGCCGGCCCTGTCCGGCTTCAACACGCTGTGGCAGTCCAGCGGGGTCAACGACCTGCACGGCACCGTGCTGGACAGCCGGACCCTGCAATGGAACGACCGCCTGGCCAGTTGGATCAACCAGAACGCCACCAAGAGCCAGCAGTTCCGGGCCCTGCAGAACGCGGCGTACCTGAACTCCGACGGCACCGGCTACGACCAGTCGCTCACGATCGCCGACGGCCTGGGCAGTTCCCTCGGCGCGTTCTACGTGAAGGGCCGCGAGACCGGCGCGCTGCCACTGGCCAGCGCGCTGATCAACTCCTCGACCGGGACGACGGGTGCCTACATCTCCACCGGTACGGCGAAGGCCACCTTCTCCTACCCGCGCCCCTACCTGCCGGGTTCCGCGAGCGCCCCTGCAGCCACGGGCGACGCAGCCGGCTGTGCCCCCAGCGTGGTGAACGCTTCCTCGCTGTCGGCCATCCGAGCGGGCAAACCGTGGTCGGACGGTGCCGGTGGTTTGAAGATCACCCGCGTGCCGGCGACGGTCGACACGACCCACGAGTTCGCGACGAGCGACGTCAGTCTTGACGCGGCGTACGGGCAACCGGGCATCTGCACCGGCGGGGCCTTCCCCAGCGGCCACACGACCACGGCGTACGAGGCGGGCATCACCCTGGCGACCCTGCTACCGCAGTTGGCGCCGTCAATCCTGGCACGGGCCTCGGAGGCGGGTAACAACCGGATCGTGCTGGGTGTGCACTACCCGCTGGACATCATCGGTGGTCGCATCAACGGTGAGATCGCGCTGTCCGCGCGCTGGGGCGACCCGGCGTTCCGAGCCGGCGTGCTGCAGCCCGCTCAGGCAGAACTCACCCAGTATCTGACGGCACAGTGCCAGTCGGTGTTGCACATCAACACCCTGGCCAAGTGCATCGCCGCTGACCAGCCGTACACCGACAATCCCTACGGCGGCAAGCGCATCCCCGGCGGCTCCGCGCAGATCGTGACCAATCGCCGCTCCGCGCTGTCGGTCTACACCGAGCGCCTCAACTACGGTTTCGCGCCGACGACGTCGTGGTGCCAGTGGGCGTCGGTGCCCACGGGAGCCGAAAGCCTGCTGCTGTCGAGCTTCCCCACGCTGACCGACAGCCAGCGGCGGCAGATCCTCGCCCAGACCGAGGGGTTCGCCGGTAATCCGCTGGACACCACCGCAGCGCACAACGACGACTCCGCGGTTCCGGCGTCCTGGCAACGGCTCAACCTCGCCGCGGCGATGTCCGCGACGGTGAAGAAGCTGCCGGGTGGCAACGTCCTGGTCCTGTGGACCGGCGGTCAACCGACGGTCTTCTGA
- a CDS encoding carbon-nitrogen family hydrolase, which produces MTRVAVVQLAYDDAESPPDRLERVTSLVTSLEGHDLIILPELWYAGGFSYRQWPDYAQPLDGPVAQQFSALAASLGCVLHGGSIVERGPMGPEGKDLWNTSLVFGPTGSLLAYYRKIHRFGFAVGEPSLMEAGSSVVTLPVLGAVAGLSTCYDLRFPELYRAQLDAGATVFLVPAAWPLARVSHWSALLRARAIEDQCLVIACNTAGTHANSAMGGHSAVISASGEVLAEAGLEEEVLSVEISLDEVAKIRSDFPVLQDRRL; this is translated from the coding sequence ATGACGCGCGTTGCGGTGGTCCAGTTGGCGTACGACGACGCCGAGTCGCCGCCGGACCGTCTCGAGCGCGTGACGTCACTGGTCACCTCGCTCGAGGGTCACGACCTGATCATCCTGCCCGAGTTGTGGTACGCCGGTGGGTTCAGTTACCGGCAATGGCCCGACTATGCGCAGCCCCTGGATGGTCCTGTCGCCCAACAATTTTCGGCGCTCGCGGCGTCGTTGGGTTGTGTGCTGCACGGTGGGTCCATCGTGGAACGCGGTCCGATGGGGCCGGAGGGCAAGGACCTGTGGAACACCTCGCTGGTGTTCGGGCCGACGGGATCGCTGCTGGCGTACTACCGCAAGATCCATCGGTTCGGTTTCGCAGTCGGCGAGCCATCGCTGATGGAGGCGGGGTCGTCGGTCGTGACTCTCCCTGTGCTGGGCGCTGTTGCGGGGTTGTCGACGTGTTATGACCTGCGGTTCCCGGAGCTCTACCGGGCCCAACTCGACGCCGGGGCAACGGTTTTCCTGGTCCCGGCCGCCTGGCCACTGGCGCGCGTTTCGCACTGGAGCGCGCTGCTGCGGGCTCGGGCCATCGAGGACCAGTGTCTCGTGATCGCGTGCAACACCGCTGGCACACACGCCAATTCGGCGATGGGCGGGCACAGTGCGGTGATCTCCGCCTCCGGTGAGGTCCTCGCCGAAGCGGGGTTGGAGGAGGAGGTCCTGTCGGTGGAGATATCGCTGGACGAGGTGGCGAAGATCCGGTCGGACTTCCCGGTGCTGCAGGACCGCCGGTTGTGA
- a CDS encoding MFS transporter, with protein sequence MTQPRLSRAVVLLMAVATGISVANLYYCQPLLELISGDLGISAASAGALVTMTQIGYALGLLFVLPLGDLIERRGLIVGLSLACVGALVLTATAQNAPWLFAASILLGVLTVVAQVLVPLAATLAEPQEQGTVVGIVMSGLLLGILLARTVAGLLAEVGGWRSVYWIAAVAMLAVTLALWRGLPQSRPTQRSTYGALMLSIGHFIRTEPVLRRRMAYGALTFFQFSVLWTALTGLLAGAPYHYSEGVIGLFGLIGVAGALAAQLAGRYADRGRALRLTVIFTGLLVVSWLALALGKASLAALVVGIVVLDAGVQGMQVTNQTQIYAISQEGRARVNAAYMTSYFAGGAIGSLVSTRVAASGGWVAVCWLGVAVAVAQLLLVALGERLHRRADQSSPLRTA encoded by the coding sequence GTGACCCAGCCCCGCCTATCCCGCGCCGTCGTCCTGCTGATGGCCGTGGCAACGGGCATCTCGGTGGCCAACCTCTACTACTGCCAGCCGTTGCTGGAGTTGATCAGCGGCGACCTGGGGATCAGCGCCGCGAGCGCCGGCGCCTTGGTCACCATGACCCAGATCGGCTACGCCCTCGGCCTGCTCTTCGTGCTGCCGCTGGGGGACCTGATCGAGCGTCGCGGATTGATCGTCGGTCTGTCGCTGGCCTGCGTCGGCGCGCTGGTCCTGACCGCCACCGCCCAGAACGCGCCCTGGCTCTTCGCCGCCTCGATCCTGCTGGGTGTGCTCACCGTGGTCGCGCAGGTGCTCGTCCCGCTGGCGGCGACCCTGGCCGAACCGCAGGAGCAAGGCACCGTAGTCGGGATCGTGATGAGCGGACTGCTGCTGGGCATCCTGCTGGCCCGTACCGTCGCCGGCCTCCTGGCGGAAGTCGGCGGCTGGCGCAGCGTCTACTGGATCGCCGCAGTGGCCATGTTGGCGGTGACCCTGGCCCTGTGGCGCGGACTGCCGCAGTCCCGCCCGACCCAGCGATCGACGTACGGCGCCCTGATGCTCTCCATCGGCCACTTCATCCGCACCGAGCCGGTGCTGCGCCGCCGGATGGCGTACGGCGCACTGACGTTCTTCCAGTTCAGCGTCCTGTGGACGGCCCTGACCGGGTTGCTGGCCGGGGCGCCGTACCACTACTCCGAGGGCGTCATCGGCCTCTTCGGTCTGATCGGGGTGGCCGGGGCGCTCGCTGCGCAACTAGCCGGAAGGTACGCCGATCGCGGGCGGGCCCTGCGCCTGACCGTGATCTTCACCGGACTGCTGGTCGTTTCGTGGTTGGCGCTCGCGCTCGGCAAAGCATCCTTGGCGGCGCTGGTCGTGGGGATCGTGGTGCTGGACGCGGGTGTGCAGGGCATGCAGGTGACCAACCAGACCCAGATCTACGCGATCTCGCAGGAAGGTCGGGCGCGGGTCAATGCCGCCTACATGACCAGCTATTTCGCCGGCGGCGCGATCGGCTCACTGGTCTCGACCCGGGTCGCGGCCAGCGGCGGCTGGGTGGCTGTCTGCTGGCTCGGCGTCGCGGTGGCCGTGGCGCAATTGCTGCTGGTGGCCCTCGGTGAGCGGCTGCACCGCCGGGCCGATCAGAGCAGTCCGCTGCGCACCGCGTAG
- a CDS encoding DinB family protein, producing the protein MSEKDLLVRRLAGQRRHVLDQVEGLSDEQLRAAVLPSGWSILGLLRHLTLSDERYWFEVIVAGGPLDFWPEDETSEWQVGPDEPAQRVIDDYRAAIANSEAIVAARSLDDPPATTEEWWAGAGMSLPDLRSIMVHVLVETANHAGHLDAVREILDGKQYIVL; encoded by the coding sequence ATGAGTGAAAAAGACCTTCTCGTACGTCGATTGGCCGGCCAACGCAGGCACGTCCTGGACCAGGTGGAGGGGCTGAGCGACGAACAGTTGCGGGCCGCCGTACTGCCATCGGGTTGGTCCATCCTCGGGCTGCTCCGGCACCTGACGCTGTCCGACGAGCGGTACTGGTTCGAGGTGATCGTCGCCGGAGGTCCGCTGGACTTCTGGCCCGAGGACGAGACCTCGGAGTGGCAGGTCGGCCCCGACGAGCCCGCGCAACGGGTCATCGACGACTACCGGGCAGCGATCGCCAACTCCGAGGCGATCGTCGCGGCCCGATCGCTGGACGACCCGCCGGCGACCACGGAGGAGTGGTGGGCTGGGGCCGGGATGTCCTTGCCCGACCTGCGCTCGATCATGGTGCACGTGCTGGTCGAAACCGCCAACCACGCCGGACATCTGGATGCGGTCCGCGAGATCCTGGACGGCAAGCAGTACATCGTGCTCTGA
- a CDS encoding maleylpyruvate isomerase family mycothiol-dependent enzyme, giving the protein MPTNPPPPTDLPGLIEAYASTGQAILDIGAMCKADEFDKPTQCPGWTVKDQISHIVALENLVAGGVEEEVEVPDYPWVTSDTKRFMERGVEARRKKSGHDVVEEWKRLYAKRMRQLRDTTVDPDAEVMGPLGPRPLRVLLEGRIADMWVHEQDLRQAVNWPGNLDSGGAAIFSTWVLDAFPKNLARRAEVPVGTSVILDVSGPVLAREGVRVVPGEGDKPFGERLFSGTTHVDDVDQVTGEIIPLPPGTTVSIQLSTSALTRRGAGRVPTDQLRYGVQGDEEIARRALDALTITP; this is encoded by the coding sequence ATGCCGACGAATCCCCCGCCGCCGACTGACCTGCCCGGCTTGATCGAGGCCTACGCCTCCACCGGGCAGGCGATCCTCGACATCGGGGCCATGTGCAAGGCCGATGAGTTCGACAAACCGACCCAGTGCCCGGGTTGGACCGTGAAGGACCAGATCTCGCACATCGTGGCCCTGGAGAACCTCGTCGCCGGTGGCGTCGAGGAGGAGGTCGAAGTCCCTGATTACCCCTGGGTGACCTCCGACACGAAGCGTTTCATGGAGCGTGGCGTCGAGGCCCGGCGTAAGAAGTCCGGCCACGATGTCGTGGAGGAATGGAAGCGGCTCTACGCCAAACGGATGCGTCAGCTGCGGGACACCACCGTGGACCCCGACGCCGAAGTGATGGGTCCGCTCGGGCCACGCCCGCTGCGGGTGCTGCTCGAGGGACGGATCGCCGACATGTGGGTGCACGAGCAGGATCTGCGCCAGGCCGTGAACTGGCCGGGCAACCTGGACTCCGGCGGGGCGGCGATCTTCAGCACCTGGGTGCTGGACGCGTTCCCCAAGAATCTCGCCCGCCGCGCCGAGGTGCCGGTAGGAACGTCGGTGATCCTGGACGTGTCCGGGCCCGTGCTGGCCCGCGAGGGGGTTCGCGTCGTACCGGGCGAGGGCGACAAACCGTTCGGCGAGCGCCTCTTCTCCGGCACCACGCACGTGGACGACGTCGACCAGGTGACCGGCGAGATCATCCCGCTGCCACCTGGCACGACCGTGTCCATCCAGTTGTCGACGTCCGCGCTGACCCGTCGGGGCGCCGGCCGGGTCCCCACCGACCAATTGAGGTACGGCGTGCAGGGCGATGAGGAGATCGCGCGCCGAGCGCTGGACGCCCTGACGATCACTCCGTGA
- a CDS encoding tautomerase family protein, whose protein sequence is MPLIEVSVIQDVFTPQQKQEIIGRLTEAMVQVEGENMRPVTWCVVREVASGDWGIAGNPLSTADVKALAAGAGV, encoded by the coding sequence ATGCCACTCATCGAAGTCAGCGTCATCCAGGACGTCTTCACCCCGCAGCAGAAGCAGGAGATCATCGGCCGACTCACCGAGGCCATGGTCCAGGTGGAGGGCGAGAACATGCGTCCGGTCACCTGGTGCGTGGTTCGCGAGGTCGCCAGCGGGGACTGGGGGATCGCCGGCAACCCCCTCAGCACCGCCGATGTCAAAGCCCTGGCCGCCGGCGCCGGCGTCTAA
- a CDS encoding MBL fold metallo-hydrolase, which produces MSLEQVLFDDEPLEAPWIHGHRRGEPGGPLLQVRRVDADTYVLRQSMSVTAEAPFMYLLIGSRRALLLDTGDSKDPADCPLRATVDHLLAERDVDLVVAHSHGHYDHRRGDQQFTDRPRTRIVPIDAEGVQEFFGFAEWPSEVVEFDLGDRPLLITGAPGHDKRSIVVVDPSRQIMLSGDTLYPGRIYVQDLVALQDTFARMATLTRSHDITRILGGHNELAADKTDFPIKSRFHPDEHPLPLEEQSLRGALSASHLAKGGVTRVAGGVHLWVGPCIGPRLAHARRLMRGRLRGTA; this is translated from the coding sequence GTGAGCCTGGAGCAGGTGCTCTTCGACGACGAGCCGTTGGAGGCGCCGTGGATCCACGGCCATCGGCGCGGCGAGCCCGGCGGTCCGCTGCTGCAGGTGCGCCGCGTCGACGCGGACACCTATGTGCTGCGTCAGTCGATGTCGGTCACTGCTGAAGCGCCATTCATGTACTTGCTCATCGGCAGCCGTCGGGCGTTGCTGTTGGACACCGGCGACTCCAAGGACCCGGCCGACTGCCCGTTACGGGCGACCGTCGATCACCTGCTGGCCGAGCGGGATGTCGACCTCGTCGTCGCGCACAGTCACGGTCATTACGATCACCGCCGCGGCGACCAGCAGTTCACCGATCGGCCGCGCACCCGCATCGTGCCCATCGACGCGGAGGGCGTACAGGAGTTCTTCGGTTTCGCCGAATGGCCCTCTGAGGTGGTCGAATTCGACCTCGGCGACCGGCCGTTACTCATCACGGGCGCTCCCGGGCACGACAAGCGCTCGATCGTGGTGGTCGACCCCTCGCGGCAGATCATGTTGTCCGGCGACACGCTCTATCCGGGTCGGATCTATGTGCAGGATCTCGTGGCCTTGCAGGACACCTTCGCCCGGATGGCGACGTTGACCCGGAGCCATGACATCACCCGAATCCTCGGCGGCCACAACGAACTAGCCGCTGACAAGACCGACTTCCCGATCAAGTCCCGCTTCCATCCGGACGAGCACCCGCTGCCGCTGGAGGAGCAGTCCCTGCGCGGTGCCCTGTCCGCCAGCCACCTGGCGAAGGGCGGGGTCACCCGCGTGGCGGGCGGCGTGCACCTATGGGTCGGGCCGTGCATCGGGCCGCGGCTGGCCCACGCGCGTCGCCTCATGCGCGGGCGTCTGCGCGGCACCGCCTGA